From one Phocaeicola salanitronis DSM 18170 genomic stretch:
- a CDS encoding energy transducer TonB: MEIKKSPKADLEGKKSTWTLVGFVLILAAMFVAFEWTERDVVITADSGIVEVAFEEEMVPITEQEEPKQAPPPPEAPKVEEVLQIAENDADIEESTIQSSEASENQAVEIKYVPEVVEEEEVEEQQIFQVVEEMPEFPGGMAECLKFLSQNIRYPTISQENGVQGRVIVQFVVNQDGSIVDPVVVRSVDPYLDKEALRVISMMPKWKPGKQRGKAVRVKYTVPVTFKLQ; encoded by the coding sequence ATGGAAATTAAAAAATCACCGAAAGCCGACCTGGAAGGCAAGAAGTCTACATGGACTTTGGTCGGGTTCGTGCTGATATTGGCAGCAATGTTCGTGGCGTTCGAATGGACCGAGCGTGACGTTGTGATTACTGCCGATAGTGGCATCGTAGAAGTCGCCTTCGAAGAAGAGATGGTTCCTATTACGGAACAGGAAGAGCCTAAACAGGCTCCGCCTCCCCCTGAAGCTCCGAAGGTGGAGGAAGTGTTGCAAATCGCTGAAAATGATGCGGATATCGAGGAATCGACTATCCAGTCGAGTGAAGCGAGCGAGAATCAGGCAGTGGAAATCAAGTATGTGCCTGAAGTCGTAGAAGAAGAGGAAGTGGAAGAACAGCAAATCTTCCAGGTTGTAGAAGAAATGCCTGAGTTCCCCGGCGGTATGGCAGAGTGTCTGAAATTCTTGTCACAGAATATCCGATACCCGACCATCTCGCAGGAAAACGGTGTGCAAGGACGTGTTATCGTGCAGTTCGTTGTGAATCAGGACGGTTCTATCGTTGATCCGGTTGTAGTCCGGAGTGTAGACCCGTACTTGGACAAAGAAGCGCTCCGGGTAATCAGCATGATGCCGAAATGGAAACCGGGTAAGCAGCGCGGTAAGGCGGTACGTGTGAAATATACTGTGCCTGTAACGTTTAAGTTGCAATAA
- a CDS encoding ExbD/TolR family protein has protein sequence MGKFNKTGKREMPELNTSSLPDLIFTILFFFMIVTSMREVTLKVQFRVPAATELEKLEKKSLVSFIYIGKPLAEFQKKMGTTDRIQLNDKFAESSEVQDYIYQERENMKESDKPFMTVSLKVDAKTKMGIVTEVKQALRQAYALKINYSAIQRQ, from the coding sequence ATGGGAAAATTTAATAAGACGGGTAAACGCGAAATGCCGGAGTTGAATACCTCTTCTCTGCCTGACTTGATCTTTACCATTTTGTTCTTCTTCATGATCGTAACAAGTATGCGTGAAGTTACATTAAAGGTTCAGTTCCGTGTTCCGGCTGCTACTGAATTGGAAAAACTGGAAAAGAAGTCTTTGGTTTCCTTTATTTACATAGGAAAGCCCTTGGCTGAATTTCAGAAAAAAATGGGTACTACTGACCGTATTCAGTTGAATGATAAATTTGCTGAGTCTTCAGAAGTACAGGATTATATTTATCAGGAACGTGAAAACATGAAAGAGTCTGATAAGCCTTTTATGACTGTATCGTTAAAGGTAGATGCAAAAACAAAGATGGGTATTGTGACCGAAGTTAAGCAGGCTTTGCGTCAAGCGTATGCTTTGAAGATTAATTACTCAGCAATACAGCGTCAATAA
- a CDS encoding 4-hydroxy-3-methylbut-2-enyl diphosphate reductase yields the protein MKEPNGKKIEIDESSGFCFGVTTAIKKAEEELAKGDTLYCLGDIVHNGQECERLKQLGLITINHEKFARLNHVKVLLRAHGEPPQTYRQAQENRIEIIDATCPVVLRLQKRIKQEFDTESPDGKEKQIVIFGKNGHAEVLGLVGQTHGKAIVIENLEEAKQLDFNKHIRLYSQTTKSLDEFREIVAYIQSHIIPPTTFQYYDTICRQVANRMPEIRKFAAAHDLVFFVCGHKSSNGKILFQECHNVNPNSYQIDKPEEIDPLLLQEAHSIGICGATSTPKWLMEACKEAILSMTKN from the coding sequence ATGAAGGAACCGAACGGGAAAAAGATAGAAATCGATGAAAGTTCCGGATTTTGCTTCGGTGTGACCACCGCCATCAAAAAAGCAGAAGAAGAACTGGCAAAAGGAGATACCTTATATTGTCTGGGCGACATTGTACACAACGGGCAGGAATGCGAACGGCTGAAACAATTGGGGCTGATTACAATCAATCATGAAAAATTCGCCCGGCTTAACCATGTAAAAGTATTGCTCCGGGCACATGGAGAGCCTCCCCAAACCTACCGGCAGGCACAAGAGAATCGCATTGAAATCATCGATGCGACCTGCCCTGTAGTCTTGCGCCTCCAAAAACGCATCAAACAAGAATTTGATACGGAAAGCCCCGACGGGAAAGAGAAGCAAATCGTCATTTTCGGAAAAAACGGACATGCCGAAGTCTTGGGGCTGGTGGGACAAACCCACGGGAAAGCCATCGTTATCGAAAACCTGGAAGAAGCCAAACAACTGGACTTCAACAAGCATATCCGCCTGTATTCGCAAACCACCAAGTCGCTTGACGAATTCAGGGAGATAGTCGCTTATATCCAGTCACATATCATCCCTCCCACCACATTCCAATATTATGACACGATTTGCCGGCAAGTGGCAAACCGCATGCCTGAAATACGCAAGTTTGCCGCTGCGCACGACTTGGTTTTCTTCGTATGCGGACACAAAAGCTCGAACGGTAAAATCCTTTTCCAAGAGTGTCATAACGTCAACCCAAATTCGTATCAGATAGACAAACCGGAAGAAATAGACCCGCTTTTATTGCAAGAAGCACATTCTATCGGCATTTGCGGAGCGACCTCTACACCGAAATGGCTCATGGAAGCATGCAAAGAAGCCATTCTTTCGATGACAAAAAACTGA
- a CDS encoding CvfB family protein, with translation MSHIRLGKYNQLKVVKEVDFGVYLDGDEDGEILLPKRYVPQGCVTGDMLNVFIYLDMDERLVATTLQPYVQVGEFACLEVAWVNQYGAFLNWGLMKDLFVPYREQKAKMVKGGRYIVYVYVDEESYRIVASAKVEHFLSKEHPVYEAGEEVDALVWQRTDLGYKVIVDNKFGGMLYHNEVFQPLSPGKRVQAYVKQVREDGKIDLALQKAGFGKVDDFAETLLQYIENQGGFTTMHDKTDAAVIYNTFGVSKKTFKKAVGDLYKKRLIVLEKEGIRLVPQD, from the coding sequence ATGAGTCATATTAGATTAGGGAAATACAATCAGCTGAAGGTCGTGAAAGAGGTCGATTTCGGTGTCTATTTAGATGGTGATGAAGATGGGGAAATTTTATTGCCGAAGCGTTATGTGCCTCAAGGTTGCGTGACTGGAGACATGTTAAATGTGTTCATCTATTTGGACATGGATGAGCGGTTGGTTGCTACCACTTTACAGCCATACGTTCAGGTAGGTGAGTTCGCTTGTTTGGAGGTGGCATGGGTGAATCAGTATGGAGCCTTTTTGAATTGGGGGCTCATGAAGGACTTGTTTGTTCCTTATCGGGAGCAGAAAGCGAAAATGGTGAAAGGCGGAAGGTATATTGTCTATGTATATGTAGATGAGGAAAGTTACCGTATTGTCGCTTCTGCCAAAGTGGAGCATTTCTTGTCGAAAGAACATCCGGTATATGAAGCCGGTGAAGAAGTGGATGCGTTGGTATGGCAACGTACTGATTTAGGTTATAAAGTCATTGTGGATAATAAGTTCGGCGGAATGTTGTATCACAATGAGGTATTTCAGCCGTTAAGTCCCGGAAAGCGTGTGCAGGCTTATGTCAAGCAGGTGCGCGAAGACGGGAAGATTGATTTGGCTTTGCAAAAAGCCGGATTTGGGAAAGTGGATGATTTTGCTGAAACTTTGCTTCAATACATTGAAAATCAAGGCGGATTTACAACGATGCATGATAAGACCGATGCGGCTGTGATTTACAATACATTCGGGGTAAGCAAGAAAACATTTAAGAAGGCGGTCGGCGATTTATACAAGAAACGTCTGATTGTCTTGGAAAAAGAAGGCATTCGTCTTGTTCCTCAGGACTGA
- a CDS encoding endonuclease/exonuclease/phosphatase family protein: MKRLFLAIAVITSAFFFLPCQAQTITWATFNIRYDNPADQSNNWQFRKDTVTRFIQAQDMDIVGMQEVLHNQLEDLLQRLPGYKSIGVGRDDGKTKGEYAPILYKEDRFEVLDSNTFWLSQYPDSIGFIGWDGACTRIATWAKMKDRQSGKIFMAVNTHFDHVGVTARREGALLIIRKIKEIVGDRPAVLTGDFNVNDQSEAYRTITSNAFVLKDAAKIAGKQTGVDYTFHNFGQIPSEQCEKIDFIFVTPQIKVLDSFIPKEAAPGSKFLSDHNPQIVHLIL, encoded by the coding sequence ATGAAAAGACTTTTTTTAGCCATTGCCGTTATCACATCGGCATTTTTCTTCTTACCCTGCCAGGCACAAACGATTACTTGGGCGACATTCAACATCCGGTATGATAACCCTGCCGACCAATCGAACAACTGGCAATTCCGCAAAGACACCGTCACACGGTTCATCCAGGCACAAGACATGGACATCGTAGGCATGCAAGAAGTGCTGCACAACCAATTGGAAGACCTGCTGCAGCGCCTTCCGGGCTATAAATCTATCGGAGTAGGACGCGATGACGGGAAAACCAAAGGCGAATATGCTCCTATATTATATAAGGAAGACAGATTCGAAGTATTAGACAGCAACACATTCTGGCTCTCGCAATATCCTGACAGCATAGGGTTTATCGGATGGGACGGAGCCTGCACACGCATTGCAACCTGGGCGAAAATGAAAGACAGGCAAAGCGGAAAAATCTTTATGGCAGTCAACACACATTTTGACCATGTCGGTGTTACTGCCCGACGGGAAGGCGCCTTGCTGATTATCCGGAAAATAAAAGAAATAGTAGGCGACCGCCCCGCGGTACTGACGGGCGACTTCAACGTAAACGACCAATCGGAAGCTTACCGCACCATTACCTCCAACGCATTCGTACTGAAAGATGCGGCTAAGATTGCCGGCAAACAGACGGGAGTGGACTACACTTTCCACAACTTCGGGCAAATTCCTTCAGAGCAATGCGAGAAAATAGACTTTATCTTTGTCACTCCGCAAATAAAAGTACTCGACAGTTTCATTCCGAAAGAAGCGGCACCGGGAAGCAAATTCCTTTCCGACCACAATCCGCAAATCGTACACCTTATATTATAA
- a CDS encoding TatD family hydrolase, which translates to MVGLVDTHTHLFVEEYDEDRELALIRARQAGVTRFFMPNIDDDSVERMLALCGAHDDCFPMIGLHPTSVDADWKARLERVEHWLRSDKVFYGIGEVGMDLYWDVAYRTEQMEVFDKQVGWALEFVLPLVIHCRSAYPELLDVLKHYRHEPLTGIFHSFGGTEEEASRLLEYEGFMLGINGIVTFKKSTLPEVLKKAVPLERVVLETDSPYLAPVPYRGKRNESAYIVKVAERLSDVYGKSFEEIAGITTSNALNVFKKSRETF; encoded by the coding sequence ATGGTTGGTTTGGTAGATACGCATACCCATTTGTTTGTGGAAGAATATGACGAAGACCGGGAGTTGGCGTTGATTCGTGCAAGGCAAGCTGGCGTAACGCGCTTTTTCATGCCCAATATTGATGATGATTCGGTAGAGCGGATGTTGGCGTTGTGTGGGGCGCATGACGATTGTTTTCCGATGATTGGTCTGCATCCCACTTCGGTAGACGCGGATTGGAAAGCCCGTTTGGAGCGGGTGGAACACTGGTTGCGTTCAGATAAAGTCTTTTATGGGATAGGCGAAGTGGGGATGGACTTGTATTGGGATGTTGCTTATCGGACTGAGCAGATGGAAGTGTTCGATAAGCAAGTGGGCTGGGCATTAGAGTTTGTCTTGCCGCTGGTCATACATTGCCGTTCGGCTTATCCGGAATTGTTGGACGTGTTAAAGCATTACCGGCATGAACCATTGACAGGGATTTTCCATAGTTTCGGAGGGACGGAAGAAGAGGCAAGCCGGTTATTGGAATATGAAGGATTTATGTTGGGCATTAACGGAATTGTGACTTTTAAGAAGAGTACCTTGCCCGAAGTCTTGAAAAAGGCTGTCCCATTGGAGCGTGTGGTTTTGGAAACCGATTCTCCTTATCTGGCACCGGTGCCTTATCGGGGAAAGCGGAACGAGAGTGCTTATATTGTAAAAGTGGCTGAAAGGTTGAGTGATGTTTATGGAAAGTCTTTTGAGGAGATTGCGGGTATAACGACCTCAAACGCTTTGAATGTTTTTAAAAAAAGCCGTGAAACCTTTTAA
- a CDS encoding MotA/TolQ/ExbB proton channel family protein has product MKKLFAILAMVGVLSFGMTQTIMAQDSTAAAAPEQSEQVAPATADEAAPVVVEEGSMHKELKTKFIEGDAGFMSLVAIALVLGLAFCIERIIYLSLAEVDVKKLMAKIEAALEKGDVEGAKTVCRNTRGPVASICYQGLMRIDEGLDVVERSVVSYGGVQSGYLEKGCSWITLFIAMAPSLGFLGTVIGMVMAFDNIQRAGDISPTVVAGGMKVALITTIFGLIVAMILQVFYNYILAKIEAITSQMEDSSITLLDLIMKYNLKYKK; this is encoded by the coding sequence ATGAAAAAGTTATTTGCAATTCTTGCGATGGTGGGAGTTCTCTCATTCGGAATGACTCAGACAATTATGGCTCAGGATTCAACGGCTGCGGCTGCACCGGAACAATCAGAACAAGTTGCTCCTGCAACGGCAGATGAAGCTGCGCCTGTAGTAGTGGAAGAAGGAAGTATGCACAAAGAACTGAAGACGAAGTTCATTGAAGGTGATGCCGGCTTCATGTCTTTGGTTGCGATTGCGTTGGTACTTGGCTTGGCTTTCTGTATCGAACGTATTATTTATTTGAGCTTGGCAGAAGTTGACGTAAAGAAGTTGATGGCTAAAATTGAAGCTGCTTTGGAAAAAGGTGATGTGGAAGGCGCAAAGACTGTATGCCGTAACACACGTGGTCCGGTCGCTTCTATTTGTTATCAGGGCTTGATGAGAATTGATGAAGGTTTGGATGTAGTAGAACGTTCTGTAGTTTCTTACGGTGGCGTTCAATCAGGTTATTTGGAAAAAGGATGTTCATGGATTACCTTGTTTATCGCAATGGCTCCGTCATTGGGATTCTTGGGAACTGTGATTGGTATGGTTATGGCGTTCGATAATATCCAACGTGCAGGTGATATCTCTCCGACAGTCGTTGCGGGTGGTATGAAAGTGGCGTTGATTACGACTATCTTCGGTTTGATCGTTGCTATGATTCTGCAGGTATTCTATAACTATATCTTGGCTAAGATTGAAGCTATAACAAGTCAGATGGAAGATTCTTCCATTACGTTGCTCGACTTGATTATGAAATATAACTTGAAGTACAAAAAATAA
- a CDS encoding GNAT family N-acetyltransferase: MLTFTRINTRHPQYVFVEKLLHQSFPLEERRDDAEQRNNTDHNASFFCYLIEENKNETEENQLIGFITLWKLNGFYYAEHLATSPEVRNKGYGKHIMEELKKQFADNPIVLEVERPENEMSKRRIGFYQRCGFSLCLQDYIQPAYRKGGKEVPLYLMYAGREEIDTCFSQIRDEIYRHVYGVNKLQ; encoded by the coding sequence ATGCTTACATTTACCCGTATTAACACCAGACATCCGCAATACGTTTTTGTCGAAAAGCTGCTTCATCAATCCTTTCCGTTAGAGGAAAGAAGAGACGATGCGGAGCAACGCAACAATACAGACCATAACGCTTCATTCTTTTGTTATCTCATTGAAGAAAATAAAAATGAAACAGAAGAGAATCAACTTATCGGATTCATCACTCTATGGAAACTAAATGGATTTTATTATGCAGAACACTTGGCAACTTCTCCTGAAGTCCGCAACAAGGGATATGGCAAACACATCATGGAAGAATTGAAAAAGCAGTTTGCCGACAATCCCATCGTCTTAGAAGTAGAAAGACCTGAAAATGAAATGAGCAAACGCCGGATTGGCTTCTACCAGCGATGCGGTTTTTCTCTCTGCTTGCAAGACTACATTCAACCTGCCTACAGAAAAGGAGGAAAAGAAGTCCCCCTTTACCTTATGTATGCAGGAAGAGAAGAAATTGACACTTGCTTTTCTCAAATAAGGGATGAAATATATAGACACGTATATGGCGTAAACAAACTCCAATAA
- a CDS encoding ExbD/TolR family protein, with amino-acid sequence MARKKRKVPGINASSTADISFILLIFFLITTSMDTDRGLARRLPPPPENKDQKDDIIVKERNVLQVRLNKDDQLMVGGEWSDIKQLREKAKEFIANPTDDPNLPEKHEKNIPFFGTVMITENHVISVQNDVGTSYDAYIQVQNELVAAYNELRNELAESKFGKSFAECSEDEKDAITQYYPQKISEAEPKKYGGK; translated from the coding sequence ATGGCAAGAAAGAAAAGAAAAGTGCCTGGAATTAATGCCAGTTCAACGGCAGATATTTCTTTTATATTGCTTATTTTCTTCCTTATTACAACATCAATGGATACCGACCGCGGATTGGCGAGACGTTTGCCACCTCCACCGGAAAACAAGGATCAGAAAGATGATATTATTGTAAAGGAAAGAAACGTTCTCCAGGTTCGTTTGAACAAGGATGACCAGTTGATGGTTGGAGGAGAATGGTCTGACATTAAGCAATTAAGAGAAAAGGCAAAAGAATTTATAGCAAATCCGACTGATGACCCGAATTTGCCGGAAAAGCACGAGAAGAACATTCCGTTCTTTGGTACGGTAATGATAACGGAGAATCATGTGATTTCTGTACAGAATGACGTAGGTACCAGTTATGATGCTTATATTCAGGTACAGAACGAATTGGTAGCCGCTTATAATGAGTTGCGTAACGAATTGGCTGAATCTAAATTCGGAAAGTCATTTGCAGAATGTTCGGAAGATGAAAAGGATGCGATAACACAATATTATCCGCAGAAGATTTCTGAAGCTGAACCTAAAAAATATGGAGGAAAATAA
- the cmk gene encoding (d)CMP kinase translates to MKKITIAIDGFSSCGKSTMAKDLAKEIGYIYIDSGAMYRAVTLYCIEHNLFGPDGEIKTDELKQDIDKIHISFRLDPVTSLPRTCLNGNDVEERIRTLEVSSKVSPIATLGFVREALVRQQQELGKEKGIVMDGRDIGTTVFPDAELKIFVTASPAIRAQRRYDELRAKGQPASYEDILHNVEERDRIDQSREVSPLRKADDAILLDNSHMTITEQKEWLINQFKRAAQ, encoded by the coding sequence ATGAAAAAGATAACCATTGCCATCGACGGATTCTCGTCGTGCGGGAAAAGCACCATGGCAAAAGACCTGGCGAAAGAAATCGGCTATATCTATATAGATAGCGGAGCGATGTATCGTGCCGTAACCCTTTATTGCATCGAGCACAACCTGTTCGGTCCGGACGGAGAAATAAAGACCGATGAGCTGAAGCAAGACATTGACAAGATACACATATCTTTCCGGCTGGACCCCGTCACGTCCCTTCCCCGCACCTGCCTGAACGGGAACGACGTGGAAGAACGAATCCGCACATTAGAGGTATCATCGAAAGTCAGCCCCATAGCCACGCTTGGCTTTGTACGCGAAGCATTGGTCCGCCAGCAACAAGAGTTGGGCAAAGAAAAAGGCATCGTCATGGACGGACGGGATATCGGAACCACCGTATTCCCTGATGCGGAACTGAAGATATTCGTGACCGCTTCTCCCGCAATCCGTGCCCAGCGCCGGTACGATGAATTACGTGCCAAAGGCCAGCCAGCCTCTTACGAAGACATCCTGCATAACGTAGAAGAACGCGACCGCATCGACCAAAGCCGCGAGGTAAGCCCACTGCGCAAAGCAGACGACGCGATTTTACTGGATAACAGCCACATGACCATTACAGAGCAAAAAGAATGGTTGATTAACCAATTCAAACGTGCAGCCCAATGA
- the pfkA gene encoding 6-phosphofructokinase: MGTIKCIGILTSGGDAPGMNAAIRAVTRSAIYNGLRVKGIYRGYKGLITGEIQEFKTQNVSNIIQQGGTILKTARCQEFKTPEGRKIAYETMQREEIDALIVIGGDGSLTGARLLAQEYDIPCIGLPGTIDNDLYGTDTTIGYDTALNTILDAVDKIRDTATSHERLFFVEVMGRDAGFLALNGAIAAGAEAAIIPEFNTEVDQLEEFIKNGFRKSKSSSIVLVAESEITGGAMHYAERVKNEYPQYDVRVTILGHLQRGGSPTAHDRIIASRMGVASIQALMEGQRNVMIGIENDQIVYVPFSKAIKNDKPIDRELVNVLHELSI, translated from the coding sequence ATGGGAACTATTAAATGTATTGGTATTCTGACTTCGGGAGGAGACGCCCCAGGTATGAACGCAGCCATCCGTGCCGTAACACGCTCTGCTATCTATAACGGCTTGAGAGTAAAAGGCATTTACAGAGGATACAAGGGATTGATTACAGGAGAAATTCAAGAATTCAAAACGCAAAACGTAAGCAACATCATCCAACAGGGAGGAACAATCCTGAAAACAGCACGTTGCCAGGAATTCAAGACCCCGGAAGGACGTAAGATTGCATACGAAACGATGCAACGTGAAGAAATCGATGCCTTGATTGTCATCGGAGGGGACGGTTCGCTGACTGGAGCACGCTTGCTGGCCCAAGAATACGACATTCCGTGTATCGGCCTGCCCGGAACCATCGACAATGACCTGTATGGCACAGATACAACCATCGGTTATGACACCGCACTGAACACCATTTTGGATGCAGTGGATAAGATTCGTGATACAGCCACCTCACACGAACGTCTCTTCTTCGTAGAAGTAATGGGACGTGATGCCGGATTCCTTGCCTTGAATGGCGCTATCGCCGCAGGAGCCGAAGCTGCCATTATACCTGAATTCAATACGGAAGTAGACCAATTGGAGGAATTCATCAAAAACGGATTCCGCAAGTCAAAGAGCAGTTCCATTGTGCTCGTTGCAGAGAGTGAAATCACGGGCGGAGCCATGCATTATGCCGAACGCGTAAAGAACGAATATCCGCAATATGACGTGCGTGTCACTATCTTAGGGCACTTGCAACGCGGAGGTAGCCCTACGGCACATGACCGTATCATCGCCAGCCGTATGGGAGTGGCAAGTATCCAAGCGCTCATGGAAGGCCAGCGCAATGTAATGATCGGTATCGAAAACGACCAAATCGTATATGTGCCGTTCAGCAAAGCCATTAAAAACGACAAGCCCATTGACCGTGAATTAGTCAATGTATTACATGAATTGTCCATCTAA
- a CDS encoding M64 family metallopeptidase — protein sequence MKKTIITTLLAFIFISGSANAQNFDDYFMDQTLRIDYLFNGNAQQQTVSLDELVSLPGWAGRRHSLDQFPLAGNGNIVMKDKASGKVIYRTSFSSLFQEWLGEKEAQHVTRGFENTFLLPYPKKTAVVTIQLMNAYHKPCASLTHEIDPQDILIHQRGITRITPHKYLLRSGTPEECIDIAIMAEGYTANEMPLFYQDAQDACDAIFNHEPFKHMKNRFNIVAVESVSQDSGVSIPRNKDWKNTAVNSHFDTFYSDRYLTTRSVKAMHNWLAGIPYEHIIILANTDTYGGGGIFNAYLLTTAHHQMFKPVVVHEFGHSFGGLADEYAYDTAPSPLYPYSVEPWEPNITTLVNFDSKWKDLVPENTPIPTPVETDSTTIYTKVGVYEGGGYTLKGIYRPASECRMKINEAPRFCPVCERALEKLILFYTE from the coding sequence ATGAAAAAAACAATTATAACAACCCTATTGGCTTTCATCTTTATTTCCGGAAGTGCAAATGCACAAAACTTCGATGATTACTTCATGGACCAGACACTTCGGATTGATTATTTATTCAACGGAAACGCGCAGCAACAAACAGTCAGTTTAGACGAATTGGTTTCGCTTCCAGGCTGGGCAGGACGCAGGCATTCACTTGACCAGTTCCCTTTAGCCGGAAACGGGAACATTGTAATGAAAGACAAAGCAAGCGGCAAGGTAATTTACCGTACCAGCTTTTCCAGCTTATTTCAGGAATGGTTAGGAGAAAAAGAAGCGCAACACGTAACACGCGGCTTCGAGAATACATTCTTATTGCCTTACCCGAAAAAAACAGCCGTTGTCACTATCCAATTGATGAATGCGTACCATAAGCCGTGCGCTTCGCTTACTCACGAAATTGACCCACAAGATATCTTGATCCACCAACGGGGAATAACCCGAATAACGCCGCACAAATACCTGCTACGGAGCGGCACACCCGAAGAATGCATCGACATAGCCATCATGGCAGAGGGATACACCGCCAATGAAATGCCTCTTTTTTACCAAGATGCCCAAGATGCTTGTGACGCAATTTTCAATCATGAACCATTTAAGCACATGAAAAACCGATTTAATATCGTAGCAGTAGAGTCCGTATCACAAGATAGCGGAGTGAGCATCCCAAGAAACAAAGACTGGAAAAACACAGCTGTAAATTCCCATTTCGACACGTTTTACTCCGACCGCTACCTGACAACCCGCTCAGTGAAAGCCATGCATAATTGGCTGGCTGGCATTCCTTACGAACACATCATTATATTGGCAAATACCGATACATACGGAGGCGGAGGCATATTCAATGCCTACTTATTGACAACAGCTCACCACCAAATGTTCAAGCCTGTGGTTGTACACGAGTTTGGGCACAGTTTTGGCGGCCTTGCCGATGAGTATGCTTATGATACAGCCCCCAGCCCACTCTATCCGTATTCCGTAGAACCTTGGGAACCTAACATCACAACTTTAGTGAATTTTGACAGCAAATGGAAAGATTTAGTTCCCGAAAACACTCCCATACCGACGCCTGTAGAAACTGATTCAACCACCATTTACACAAAAGTCGGCGTATACGAAGGAGGAGGTTATACCTTAAAAGGCATCTACCGTCCTGCCAGCGAGTGCAGAATGAAAATAAACGAAGCACCTCGTTTCTGTCCCGTATGCGAAAGAGCACTTGAGAAATTAATTCTTTTTTACACCGAATAA
- a CDS encoding polyprenyl synthetase family protein — protein sequence MKQQNAKALQELFQTYLENLSYAREPMGLYKPVEYVLGIGGKRIRPTLMLLAYNLFKEDVHAVLSQAMALETYHNFTLLHDDLMDKADRRRGKPTVHKQWDENAAILSGDAMVMLSYQFMMKDCPAMYVRPVMEVFSQTALEICEGQQWDMEFERRQDVTAGEYMEMIRLKTSVLLAGALKIGAILGGASEADAQKLYDLGIRIGLAFQLQDDYLDVYGDPKVFGKNIGGDILCNKKTFMLITAFERAGEETKAELQGWMTAEQYDPARKIEAVTAIYNKEKIGDICLAKIEDYYKEGMGLLEEVGVASEYKRHLSDFIQGWMHRKL from the coding sequence ATGAAACAGCAGAATGCAAAAGCATTGCAAGAGTTGTTCCAGACTTATTTGGAAAACTTGTCCTACGCGCGTGAGCCGATGGGATTGTATAAGCCGGTTGAATATGTGTTGGGCATAGGCGGAAAACGGATTCGCCCTACGCTTATGTTGTTGGCGTATAACCTGTTCAAGGAAGATGTACATGCTGTCTTGTCGCAAGCCATGGCATTGGAGACTTATCATAATTTTACGCTTTTGCATGATGACTTGATGGATAAGGCGGACCGGCGCCGCGGGAAGCCTACGGTACATAAGCAATGGGATGAAAATGCCGCCATTCTTTCAGGAGACGCGATGGTGATGCTTTCTTATCAGTTTATGATGAAGGATTGCCCGGCAATGTACGTACGTCCTGTGATGGAAGTCTTTTCGCAGACAGCTCTTGAGATATGCGAAGGGCAGCAATGGGATATGGAGTTCGAGCGCCGGCAGGATGTGACGGCAGGAGAATATATGGAGATGATACGTCTCAAGACATCGGTGTTGCTTGCCGGTGCGTTGAAAATCGGTGCTATTCTGGGAGGAGCTTCGGAGGCGGACGCGCAGAAGTTGTATGATTTGGGTATCCGCATAGGGCTGGCATTCCAGCTGCAGGACGATTATCTGGATGTGTATGGCGATCCGAAAGTCTTCGGCAAGAATATTGGCGGGGATATCCTTTGCAATAAAAAGACCTTTATGCTGATTACAGCTTTCGAGCGTGCCGGTGAGGAAACAAAAGCTGAATTGCAAGGCTGGATGACGGCAGAACAGTACGACCCTGCCCGCAAGATTGAGGCTGTAACGGCTATATATAATAAGGAGAAGATTGGGGATATTTGCTTGGCAAAAATAGAGGATTATTATAAAGAAGGCATGGGCTTGCTGGAAGAGGTAGGCGTCGCTTCTGAATATAAACGGCATCTGTCGGATTTTATACAAGGCTGGATGCACCGTAAGCTATAA